In the genome of Massilibacterium senegalense, the window CTTTCTTTTATTCCTCTATATATGTTAACCTAATAATTAATATAGTTAACAAATTTTAGAAAGGGGTTTTCCTATGACATTCTCCTCCACCACTTCCCTAAATTTTAATCCAACCGAGCGTGATTACCTTCAAAATCCATATCCTTATTACGAAAAACTACGCAGTTATCACCCTATTACATGGGTACAAAACAGTATACATAAAGGCTGGATGGTAACTGGATACAAAGAAGCAATCACCATTTTAACCGATCAACGATTTCAAAGTTTTACACCAACTCCACAAAAAATATTGGCTCGTTTACAAAAAGACATGGTTTTATTTAAAAATTACCCAAACCATCAACCATCGCGTATGATGTTGAACCGAGTATTTACAAATGAGATGGTTCATCACTTTATTCCCTTTATAGAAAAAACCATAACAGAACTTTTGACCATTGCTTCTAAAAAACAAACATTTGATCTTATTCGAGATTTTGCATTCCCACTACCGAGTTTAGTTATTGCTGAAATATTAGGCATCCCACTTGCTGACCGTGAAATGTTTCGACATTGGTCGAACACACTCATTCAAACGATTGATTTAACGAGAGATGAAGCCATTTTAGAAGAAGGAAAACAAATTGTCTTTCAACTGATGCGCTATTTTAATCATTTGATAAAAGAGAGAAAAACTCATCCTAGCGAAGATTTGATTAGTAAATTAATAATCGAAGGAATGGAAGAAAGAGAACTATTAGCTACCTGTATTTTATTATTAATTGCGGGACAAGAAACAACGGTCAACTTAATAAGTAACGGGATTTATACGTTATTCCAACACCCAGAAGAATTACAAAAGTTAAAAGAAAATAGAGCACTAATCAAAAGTGCTGTGGAAGAAATACTACGATATGAAAGCCCCACACAAATGATTGTACGAAAAGCTACGATAGATTGTACCGTAGCAAATGTAAACATCAAAAAAGATCATCATGTATACATTTCACTGGGAGCTGCTAACAGGGATCCAAACGTATTTGACCAACCATCCGCGTTCTGTATTTCGCGACAACCAAATGCTCATCTCGCTTTTGGAATAAGCAATCATTTCTGTTTAGGTGCAACACTAGCAAGACTGGAAGCAAAAATTGCAATCGAGCATTTTCTTACTCAATTCCCGTCTTTTCAACTAGCAGAAGAAACTGTTCAGTGGCGTCATTTATCTGGATTTCGAGCGTTAGCTAGCTTACCTATTATATGATGAATCTTTATTTCTACATGAAAAGGCGGGATACAAAAATAATATCCCGTCTTTTACTTTTTTATAGCAACATCCAAATCGACGTTAACGCTATAATTATTATTTTTTCATCTTCTGTTAAATCACTCCCAAATGAAATATATGGCAATTGATATTCATTGAAATGTTGTTGCAAAGAAACTGGCATTTTTCCTTGATAATAAGAGGCCCAAAAGCGACCATCTGTATCGTTTATTGTAAAACTACCAGAAGATCCTTGTACATTTGTTTCGAATAATTTATTTCCAGCTGCATCTTCTAGAAAACCAGTAATATGAACGAGCGATTTCCATTGATGTTGTTTATGTCTTCCAATCAATTGGTTTTTAGCATTATATACTGTTACACACGCTCTCTTTTTCGTGAAACTACCAACTATCTTTTGTTGCTCATCGTACATAACAAACGTGACTGGATAAAAAGATAAAAAAGTCCCTTCAGAAATAAAAAATAAAAGGCGTGCAAATAGTGACATTTTACTTGGTTGAATCATCCCTACATATGTTCCTTGCTCATCAAACAACCAAAATTGCAAAAGCATTCTCTGATAGATTAATGATGTCGTATGTAACAAAGGTTGACGCGGTGGAACATTCGTAATGGCTGAAAATCGTTGTAGTTGCTTCTTAGCATGAAAATAAGACACCAAAAACACACATGAAAAAATTCCGATACTACCAGCTTGAAAGACTGCTTCTTTGTACACAGGAAGGTTCACCACATAAACAAGAATAGCTAAAGAAAATACAATACTAAAACTAACAATTGATGCCTTCATCTTTTTTTTATAAAATTGTTGAATCAACCTATCACCACCTACTTTTATAATCTCATTAAAAGGAAGTAAAACCACCAAGAAGAAAAAACCCCATATTAAATATTAAGACGAATTGCAATAGATCATACACCACAAATACATATAAATGAATGATTATTCCTGGTGTCATGAAAATAAGTACCGCCTTTTTTTTCCACACTAGCAAAATCAACAAAACGTCCATGGATGTTGATAAAAGATAAATAGTAAAAACTTTTCCATTCTACTTTTGCCCATTCATAAAAAATAAAAACAGAAAATAGTAACAAAAAAAGTTTCAAACTCATTGGTAACATATAGACACAACGGCTATTATCTGACTATACATCACTACTTTTTGTTTATTTCTAGATAAAGATTTCAAAAATCACTCCAACATAATATGGTCGCTCGTTCTCATTATTAAACCTCTTTCCCATTCCTTATTTGATAGATATATATTTTTGTTCGGTACATATCAGGTACCGTGATTACTTTTACAGGATGCCAATTAGGAATTGCAAACGTATGACTAATGATCATTTTCTCATCCTTTATTTGTTTTTTAAATTGCTCTTGTAGCCGTTCCATTGCTTTTGGGTATAAATAACAAACAATTAGATTCGCATTTTCTACGTTTACGTCATAAATAGATTGATTCTTAATTTGTACTCTTTTTTCCTTTGTAAATAACTTACGGACTTGCATAAAAAGGCGCGGGAAAAGAGCTCGTTCTACAGCTATGACATGATTTTTCGGATGATCGGCGGCTAGAGGAAAAGCTAACGTTCCCCATCCCGCTCCAAGTTCAACTATTTCTCCGTATCGTTGTTGTTGTTTTACTTCTTGTAGTAACACATTTTTCACTTTTTTACTCGTTG includes:
- a CDS encoding cytochrome P450, whose amino-acid sequence is MTFSSTTSLNFNPTERDYLQNPYPYYEKLRSYHPITWVQNSIHKGWMVTGYKEAITILTDQRFQSFTPTPQKILARLQKDMVLFKNYPNHQPSRMMLNRVFTNEMVHHFIPFIEKTITELLTIASKKQTFDLIRDFAFPLPSLVIAEILGIPLADREMFRHWSNTLIQTIDLTRDEAILEEGKQIVFQLMRYFNHLIKERKTHPSEDLISKLIIEGMEERELLATCILLLIAGQETTVNLISNGIYTLFQHPEELQKLKENRALIKSAVEEILRYESPTQMIVRKATIDCTVANVNIKKDHHVYISLGAANRDPNVFDQPSAFCISRQPNAHLAFGISNHFCLGATLARLEAKIAIEHFLTQFPSFQLAEETVQWRHLSGFRALASLPII
- a CDS encoding methyltransferase, with the translated sequence MKIIIISLSLVVLIIFVIDSIRNGITPMPTSKKVKNVLLQEVKQQQRYGEIVELGAGWGTLAFPLAADHPKNHVIAVERALFPRLFMQVRKLFTKEKRVQIKNQSIYDVNVENANLIVCYLYPKAMERLQEQFKKQIKDEKMIISHTFAIPNWHPVKVITVPDMYRTKIYIYQIRNGKEV